GCGGGCCGAAAGTGGGCGAGGAAGCCGTGTACGCGCTCTTCCTGTGGGAGGACGGCGCATTCCGCTGGGAACCCGGGTCGGTCGGCCAGATCGAACGCAACGTGGGGGTGGGTCTCGACGACCTCACGCGCGAGGGCATCGCGCGCCGCGACAAGTGGCGCCAGGCCAAGCAGACTTTGCCGTCGCTCAACGCGATCTATCGCCGCAAGGCAGGCGCAGAGCCTTCCGCCGACTGGCCCGCGGACACGCTCCGGGCCTGGGAAGCCCTCGAGACGGGCTTCACGATCGGGGACCTGGGAAGGCGGCTGGAGCTGACGCCGGCGATCGCCGCGGCGGCGCTCATCCCCATCTTCACCGCGGGCGCCCTGGATGCAGAGATTCCCGAGACCGAGGCGGCTTGGATGCTGTTCCGGAAAGCCCTCGCCGGCCTCGTGGGTCGCTTCACCGACATCTCGGGCTTGCGCATGACCGAGAGCATGGAGTCCTTCCTCGCGGAGCGCGGGGTCGCGCACGGCCTGGATCTCATCGCCTCGGGCGGCCGCCTGCTGGAAGCCGATCGGCCCGCTGGAGAGTTCGTCACCGCCTGCAAGGCCGCGCTTGCCGACGTCACAGAGTACATGGCGCGGCTGCACGGCGCGTCGTTCGTCGAGCGCGTGGTCGCCGACGTCGTCCGGGATTCCTCGCAGGCCGAGCAGGCCGCCGCGCCCCTGCTGGGTCTCGGCGTGCCCGCTTCGGCGGGCGGGCGGGCCGAGGGAGACTAGCGGCATGTTCAACAGGGGCACGGCCAACCTCGTCATCACCGAGGACGGCGTTCGCGCGATCAACAACACGCTCGGCAACCTGGTCATGGACTCGGGTGCCAAGGCCGCGCTGCTCCTGGAAAAGAGCGGTCAGCTCATCGCCGCGCAGGGGGAGACCAACGCGTTCGACACGATGTCCCTCTCGGCGCTGATCACCGGTTCGTTCTCGTCCAACAAGGCCATCGCCGGCCTGATCGGCGAGACCGAGTTCCGCAAGATGTTCCAGCAGGGCAAGCAAAGCAGCGTCTACATGGCCCTGCTCGAAACCGGCGACCTCATTTCGGTGATCTTCTCCAACCAGATCACCATCGGGAAGATCAAGTTCAAGGTCGAGCAGATCCTGGACACCCTAAACGAGCAGATGAAGGCGATGTACAATTCGACCCCGGAGACCCCTTTCAAGCCCGCGTCTCCGAGCGCCGCGCCGAAGCTCAACGACCTGTTCTAGAGAAAAGGCAGAACCCTTCGATGGCCCTGATCAACTACGCAAGCCGCGAGATCAACTGCAAGATCGTGTACTACGGCACGGGTCTAGGCGGCAAGACGACCAACCTGGAGTACATCTTCAAGCAGTTGGCGCCCGGCATCCGCGGCGAGATGATCAGTCTGGCCACCGAGACCGAGCGCACGCTGTTCTTCGACTTCTTGCCGCTCGATCTGGGATCGGTCCAGGGCTTCAAGACCAAGTTCAGCCTGTACACGGTTCCCGGCCAGGTCGAGTACAACGCGAGCCGCAAGCTCATCCTCAACGGCGTGGACGGCATCGTGTTCGTCGCCGACTCCCAGCGCGAGAAGATGTCCGAGAACATCGAGTCGTTCCGCAACATGGAGGAGAACCTCGCCGAGTACGGCCTCACCCTCGAGCAGGTGCCGTACGTGCTGCAGTACAACAAGCGCGACCTGCCCAACGTCAGCAACTTCGAGGAACTCGAGTCGGCGCTCAACATGCGGGCCGTGCCGTCATTCGAAGCCGTGGCGGTGGAGGGTTCCGGCGTGTTCGCCACCCTAAAGGCCGTCTCCAAGGCCGTCCTGAACCGGCTGAGCTAGCGCCGGCCTCCGTGCCGGCGGCGGCGTCAGCCGAGACTCATAGCGCGGCTCTGATGACTTCGCTCCGGCATCGCGGCCGGCACGGAGGCCGGCCCCACCCGTTGCATCGGTGGCGCAGGCCTCCGTGCCTGCGTCCGATAGGCGCCAGGTCATTTGAGCGCCGCTATCAGTCCGAACCCCTGCTCGTACTCCCTGTCACAGACCGGCTGTGATGCCTGGCACTACGCTTGTTTACATCTTCTCCCAGCTGCGGAGGCGCCATGTACGAGCAGTTTGCCGGTTACGAGTTGATCACCCAGTTGGCCGAGAGCCTGACCGGGCGCATTCACCTGGCGCAGGCACCCGGCACGGGGCAGCTCTTCGTCATCAAGGAGATGCTGCTCGAGCACGAGAGCGCACTGTCGGAGGCCGAGCAGAAGCTGCGCTTCGAGCGGGAGACGCGGTTCCACTGCGCCCTCGACCACCCCAACATCGTCAAGGCGCACACCGGCGGCGAATCAGACGGGCGCTACTACCTGGTCCTCGATTACGCGCAGGGCACGACGCTCCAGCAGGTCATGGAGAGCGGCCAGCCGGCCATTCCCCAGGTGCTCAACTGGGGAATCCAGCTCTGCAGCGCCCTCCAGTACATGTACGACACCCTCGGCCTGGTCCACCGCGACATCAAGCCGGCCAACATCATCATCAGCCCGTCCGGCCAGGTGCGCATCACCGACTTCGGCCTGGCCCGCGTCGCGATGCACCCCGACATCACCCAGACCAAGATGATGCTGGGCACCCTGGTCTACATGAGCCCCGAGCAGCTCCTGGATCCGTCGATGGTGGACAACCGGGCCGACATCTTCGCGGTGGGCGCCGTCCTCTTCAAGGCCCTGACGGGTACCTTGCCGTTCGCCGCCGAGAAGCTCGAGACGATGGCGCAGCGCCTGCTTTACGGGACGCCCGACGATCCCTGCTCGCTCAATCCCCTGCTGCCGCGCAGCCTCGGCGACATCTTGCTGCGCTGCCTGGCCAAGGACTCCGACGAGCGCTACCCCTCGGCCCGGGCCCTGTCCCAGGACCTGGCCCGCGAGCTGAAGAACGCCAAGATCTACCTGGCCCAGGGCCAGGTCCATGGCACGCGCAGCGAATGGAAGGAAGCCGCGCACTGCTTCCAGCAGGCCTGTGCCCTCGACGGCGACGACCCCTTCGCCTGGTTCCACCTGGGCGACGCCCTGGAGATGCAGGGCCAGGCCGATCCGGCCTTCGACTGCTTCCTCAAGGTGGTCAACGCCGACCCGGCGGCGGTCCAGGCCTATCGGCGCCTCGGCCGCGCCTATCGCAAGCGCGGCGACAAGGCGTCGCTCGATGCAGCCGTCAAGATGCTCGAGCGCGCCTGGACGCTCGAACCGGAAGATCGCGACACCTCCCTCGATCTGGTCTCGCTGCGGGTCATGGTAGGCAAGGACCAGGACGCCCTGGAACTGGTATCCGACCTGGTCAAGCGCTACCCGGAATGCGCGCGCTCGCACCTGAATGCCGGCCGCCTGCTCTACAAACTCGGGCGTTGGCCCGAGGCCCTGGCCGCGTTCCGCATGGCCCACCGCATCGAACCCCGGCAGTACCAGGCGCTCTTCAACCTCGCGTCCCTGACCTTCGAGATGGGGCGGCACGAGGAGGCAGAAGATCTCTTCTTGAAGGCGATCGCCCTGGATACCTCGCAGATAGACTCGCAGCACAACCTCGCGATGCTGTACTTCGAGACGCAGCGGTATCGCGAGGCCGAGGACCTGCTGCGCCACGCCCTCGGCCGGAGCGAGCGGATGGCGAGCCTGGCCCTGCTCGGCAAGGTCCTGCTGGCGCAGGGCCGGCCGGACGAGGCGGTCGAGGTGCTGTCGCGAGCCATCGACCAGGGCGGCGGCTGGGACATCGAGGTCAACCTCGCCGAAGCCCTTTCAGGCGCCTTCCGGTACCAGGAGGCGATCCTCGTGCTGCGAGGGGTCGCGAATCGCGTCCCCGCCGGGGATCGTGCCAGGCTGTTCCTGCAACTCTCACGCGTCGAACGCACCGCCGGCAACGGCAGCGACGCGGTGCGCGCGCTGCGCGAGTGCCTCGGGGCCGATCCGGAGCCGGATGTGGCCGAGGAGGCGCAGCACCTGCTTGCCGTGCTGGCGCCGCGGTCGCGCGGCACCGCTCCGTTGCGAGCCCCCGAGCGCCCGGTCAGCGGCGTCTGGCGGTTCTTCGGCCTCCTGCGCGAAGCGCACCAGTAGGTCCGGACTCACCGGGCCGCGAGCCTGGCCGTCAGGGCGATGTGCCCAGGGCACCGCGGACGTTGATCATGCCCCAGCCGTAGTAATCGTCGAAGCCCGGGTCGCCGATATCCTGCGATCCGCTCACCAGGCGACTCCGCACCTCCTGGGGCTTGATGCCGGCCGAGAGCATGAGGGCCACGAGGCCGCTCACCACGGGGGCCGACATCGAGGTACCGCTGGCATACGCGTAGGCGTTGCCATCGTCGTCCGGATTGCCGGTCGTGGCGAAGTAGCGCCTGGGAATCGTGGACAGGATGTCGACGCCCGGCGCCGCCACCGTCACGAAGGGATTGTAGTTGGAGAACGGGGCGTGCTCCCAGAACCGCACCTCGACGTCGTCGGTGGCCGGCCTGGTCGCCGCGACCGAGATGACGCCCGAGATGGCGGCCGGGTACTCCAGGGGATTGCCGGCCAGGGCTTCGTTGCCCGCCGCGGCCACCACCACGACGTCGTTGGCGATCGCCTGGGCCATCTGCCGCGCCTCGATCTCGCTGGTCTGGGCGGAGCCGAGGCTCAGGTTGACGACCTTGGCGCCGTTGCGGATGGCGAACGCGAGACCCTGGATGAGGCCCGCCGTGTTGCCGCCGTCCACGCCCAGCACCCGGATCGGCAGGATCTGCGCTTCGGGGGCCACGCCGGCGATGCCCTTCCCGTTGTTCGCCACCGCCGCGATGATGCCCGCGACGTGGGTGCCGTGGCCGAAATCGTCCGCCGGGAGGCCCTTGCCTTCCAGGAAGTTCGCGCCCGTCAGGAGGTTGCCCTTGAGGTCGGGATGATCGAAGTCCACGCCGGTGTCGATCACCGCGACCCGCACGCCCTTGCCCCGGTAGGTATCCCACGCCGCGCATTCGCCCGACTCCGCCTTGCACAGGTCGATGCGCCGCAGCGCCCACTGCGCCGGGAGGCCAGGGTTGTCCTTGAACACCCTGGGGTCGGTCGGCTTGAGCTGCGCCGTCCTGTCCGGCAGCCGGGCGGGGCGAAACGCCCCCCACATGTTGGGGTGCAGGCGGCCGTTGAACTCGGCGAAGCGGACCTCGGGAAAAGCCAGGAAGCGGGGGATCGTCTGCGCCTCCTTCCCGGCCGTGACGCCGCTCCGCCAGATGCCCGGCACGATCTCCTCGAGTGGCGTCGCTCCCACGGCCTTGTGCACCTCGTGCACGCGGGCCGGAGTCGTACCTTCCTTGAACTCGACCAGGAGTTCTCCCGGCTCGTACGCTCCGGAGGCGGGCGGGGCGGGAGCCGGGAGCGGCGCAAGCAGGCCGCACGCCGCGAGCAGCGAGGCGAGCGCGAACGCCACGACGACACGCGGCATCATCGCGTGAACTCCATCCCGGTGGTCTTGGACTGGAACGTCTTCTTCCGGAACGGCCGGAACGGCGGGCTGCCGTCCTTGATGCCCAGGATGTCCGCGGGAGTGCGCAACCGCACGTCGAGATCGCCCTGGTGGTACGAAGCGGGCAGGAAGTCGCCGAAATCGACCGCCTTGGGCGTCACACCGCCGTACTTGCTCGAAAGGGCGTGGATCTCCCAGGTGTAGACGGTGCTGGGGAGCAGGGCG
This window of the Candidatus Tanganyikabacteria bacterium genome carries:
- a CDS encoding DUF4388 domain-containing protein, whose translation is MIPEGSLSEFSLPDLLQIISMEAGTGTLRLAAPGRQGTLEADGGVLIGAQCGPKVGEEAVYALFLWEDGAFRWEPGSVGQIERNVGVGLDDLTREGIARRDKWRQAKQTLPSLNAIYRRKAGAEPSADWPADTLRAWEALETGFTIGDLGRRLELTPAIAAAALIPIFTAGALDAEIPETEAAWMLFRKALAGLVGRFTDISGLRMTESMESFLAERGVAHGLDLIASGGRLLEADRPAGEFVTACKAALADVTEYMARLHGASFVERVVADVVRDSSQAEQAAAPLLGLGVPASAGGRAEGD
- a CDS encoding roadblock/LC7 domain-containing protein, whose product is MFNRGTANLVITEDGVRAINNTLGNLVMDSGAKAALLLEKSGQLIAAQGETNAFDTMSLSALITGSFSSNKAIAGLIGETEFRKMFQQGKQSSVYMALLETGDLISVIFSNQITIGKIKFKVEQILDTLNEQMKAMYNSTPETPFKPASPSAAPKLNDLF
- a CDS encoding GTPase domain-containing protein, translated to MALINYASREINCKIVYYGTGLGGKTTNLEYIFKQLAPGIRGEMISLATETERTLFFDFLPLDLGSVQGFKTKFSLYTVPGQVEYNASRKLILNGVDGIVFVADSQREKMSENIESFRNMEENLAEYGLTLEQVPYVLQYNKRDLPNVSNFEELESALNMRAVPSFEAVAVEGSGVFATLKAVSKAVLNRLS
- a CDS encoding protein kinase; amino-acid sequence: MYEQFAGYELITQLAESLTGRIHLAQAPGTGQLFVIKEMLLEHESALSEAEQKLRFERETRFHCALDHPNIVKAHTGGESDGRYYLVLDYAQGTTLQQVMESGQPAIPQVLNWGIQLCSALQYMYDTLGLVHRDIKPANIIISPSGQVRITDFGLARVAMHPDITQTKMMLGTLVYMSPEQLLDPSMVDNRADIFAVGAVLFKALTGTLPFAAEKLETMAQRLLYGTPDDPCSLNPLLPRSLGDILLRCLAKDSDERYPSARALSQDLARELKNAKIYLAQGQVHGTRSEWKEAAHCFQQACALDGDDPFAWFHLGDALEMQGQADPAFDCFLKVVNADPAAVQAYRRLGRAYRKRGDKASLDAAVKMLERAWTLEPEDRDTSLDLVSLRVMVGKDQDALELVSDLVKRYPECARSHLNAGRLLYKLGRWPEALAAFRMAHRIEPRQYQALFNLASLTFEMGRHEEAEDLFLKAIALDTSQIDSQHNLAMLYFETQRYREAEDLLRHALGRSERMASLALLGKVLLAQGRPDEAVEVLSRAIDQGGGWDIEVNLAEALSGAFRYQEAILVLRGVANRVPAGDRARLFLQLSRVERTAGNGSDAVRALRECLGADPEPDVAEEAQHLLAVLAPRSRGTAPLRAPERPVSGVWRFFGLLREAHQ
- a CDS encoding S8 family serine peptidase, which codes for MMPRVVVAFALASLLAACGLLAPLPAPAPPASGAYEPGELLVEFKEGTTPARVHEVHKAVGATPLEEIVPGIWRSGVTAGKEAQTIPRFLAFPEVRFAEFNGRLHPNMWGAFRPARLPDRTAQLKPTDPRVFKDNPGLPAQWALRRIDLCKAESGECAAWDTYRGKGVRVAVIDTGVDFDHPDLKGNLLTGANFLEGKGLPADDFGHGTHVAGIIAAVANNGKGIAGVAPEAQILPIRVLGVDGGNTAGLIQGLAFAIRNGAKVVNLSLGSAQTSEIEARQMAQAIANDVVVVAAAGNEALAGNPLEYPAAISGVISVAATRPATDDVEVRFWEHAPFSNYNPFVTVAAPGVDILSTIPRRYFATTGNPDDDGNAYAYASGTSMSAPVVSGLVALMLSAGIKPQEVRSRLVSGSQDIGDPGFDDYYGWGMINVRGALGTSP